A genomic segment from Halorubrum depositum encodes:
- a CDS encoding TlpA family protein disulfide reductase — protein MTLETLAPDEAGATDGDALDDEVLAALGAGDYRFKVWGGDWCGDCQRQLPAFAAALDAAGVPDDRIEDFPVTKGPNGKEGEAVEAYGIELIPTVVVESADGEELARFVEEADVSIAEFLARELAETEASA, from the coding sequence ATGACGCTCGAAACGCTCGCGCCCGACGAGGCCGGCGCGACCGACGGCGACGCGCTCGACGACGAGGTCCTAGCGGCGCTCGGGGCCGGCGACTATCGGTTCAAGGTGTGGGGCGGCGACTGGTGCGGCGACTGCCAGCGGCAGCTCCCCGCGTTCGCGGCCGCGCTCGACGCCGCCGGCGTCCCAGACGATCGGATCGAGGACTTCCCGGTCACGAAGGGGCCGAACGGGAAGGAGGGGGAAGCGGTCGAGGCGTACGGGATCGAGCTGATCCCGACCGTCGTGGTCGAGAGCGCCGACGGCGAGGAGCTCGCCCGCTTCGTCGAGGAGGCGGACGTGTCGATCGCTGAGTTCCTCGCGCGCGAGCTCGCCGAGACCGAGGCGAGCGCCTGA
- a CDS encoding glycosyltransferase family protein: MEYVQERVTTLHALTDHRPDAPTGRAAVVVPMTEREYGTLAAERVLSALETVDPARVIVPLRAPPERVGPFARWLAGFDLDVETLWCGGPRLSELLADRGLDGERGKGRDVWLGLGRALEEEYVVVHDADTKTYSPAFVNRLLFPVANGHSFSKGYYARVEDGALYGRLFRLFFRPLVRALADATERREAGVLEYLESFRYALAGEFAATTDLVSKLRVQRGWGLEAGTLGEAYAHAGFAGSAQVDLGRYEHDHRSVDGPTGLADMSRAVGEATLRAVEEGGVAVDYGGLADRYREAAERVIAGYETDAAFNGLDYDRGGERSQAATYADALGEPGPDTRLPAWRDATVTPAEVAEAARADLAAAADGLGDDATRTARALADADVRSNGHRPPADSLPDPAPGED; the protein is encoded by the coding sequence ATGGAGTACGTCCAAGAGCGCGTGACGACGCTGCACGCGTTGACCGACCACCGGCCGGACGCCCCCACCGGCCGGGCGGCGGTCGTGGTGCCGATGACGGAGCGCGAGTACGGCACGCTCGCGGCCGAGCGCGTCCTCTCGGCGCTGGAGACGGTCGACCCCGCTCGGGTGATCGTCCCCCTCCGAGCCCCGCCCGAGCGCGTCGGGCCCTTCGCCAGGTGGCTCGCCGGCTTCGACCTCGACGTGGAGACGCTGTGGTGCGGCGGCCCCCGCCTCTCCGAACTGCTCGCCGACCGCGGGCTCGACGGCGAGCGCGGCAAGGGCCGAGACGTGTGGCTCGGTCTCGGCCGGGCATTGGAGGAGGAGTACGTCGTCGTCCACGACGCCGACACGAAGACGTACTCGCCGGCGTTCGTCAACCGCCTGCTGTTCCCGGTCGCGAACGGGCACTCGTTCTCGAAGGGGTACTACGCCCGCGTCGAGGACGGGGCGCTGTACGGCCGGCTGTTCCGGCTGTTCTTCCGGCCGCTCGTCCGCGCGCTCGCCGACGCCACCGAGCGCCGCGAGGCGGGCGTGCTCGAGTACCTCGAGTCGTTCCGGTACGCGCTCGCCGGGGAGTTCGCGGCGACGACCGACCTCGTCTCGAAGCTCCGCGTCCAGCGCGGCTGGGGTCTGGAGGCCGGGACGCTCGGCGAGGCGTACGCGCACGCCGGCTTCGCGGGGAGCGCGCAGGTCGACCTCGGCCGCTACGAGCACGACCACCGCTCCGTCGACGGTCCGACGGGCCTCGCCGACATGAGCCGCGCGGTCGGGGAGGCGACCCTCCGAGCGGTCGAGGAGGGCGGGGTCGCCGTCGACTACGGCGGGCTCGCCGACCGCTACCGCGAGGCGGCCGAACGGGTGATCGCCGGCTACGAGACCGACGCCGCGTTCAACGGCCTCGACTACGACCGCGGCGGCGAGCGCTCGCAGGCGGCGACGTACGCCGACGCGCTGGGCGAGCCGGGACCGGACACCCGGCTCCCGGCGTGGCGCGACGCGACGGTCACGCCGGCCGAGGTCGCCGAGGCGGCGCGCGCCGACCTCGCGGCGGCGGCCGACGGACTGGGGGACGACGCGACTCGAACCGCCCGGGCGCTCGCCGACGCCGACGTCCGCTCGAACGGCCATCGGCCGCCGGCGGACTCGCTCCCCGACCCGGCGCCGGGGGAGGACTGA
- a CDS encoding TRAM domain-containing protein → MVEITDSLACLFTGEVEERDGDHVVAVPSSEIEHGTVAPDETYRVALIKRDEGEETAAPTEAAANASSDRDVAGNGAGAPAARSPADAAAGPPVSEGDVREVTIETLGDKGDGIAKIERGYVVIVPDSEPGDEPTVEITSVRENVSFAEVVGE, encoded by the coding sequence ATGGTCGAGATCACCGATTCGCTCGCGTGCCTGTTCACCGGAGAGGTCGAAGAGCGCGACGGCGACCACGTCGTCGCGGTCCCCTCGTCGGAGATCGAACACGGGACGGTCGCCCCAGACGAGACGTACCGGGTAGCGCTGATAAAACGAGACGAAGGAGAAGAGACCGCCGCGCCGACAGAGGCCGCGGCGAACGCGTCGTCGGACCGGGACGTCGCGGGCAACGGGGCCGGCGCCCCCGCGGCGCGCTCCCCCGCGGACGCCGCCGCCGGCCCGCCGGTCTCCGAGGGCGACGTCCGCGAGGTCACGATCGAGACGCTCGGCGACAAGGGCGACGGGATCGCGAAGATCGAACGCGGCTACGTCGTCATCGTCCCCGACTCCGAGCCGGGCGACGAGCCGACGGTCGAGATCACGAGCGTACGCGAGAACGTCTCGTTCGCAGAGGTCGTCGGGGAGTAG
- a CDS encoding PHP domain-containing protein has product MHDYHAHTNYSDGAFLRWMVDAAADAGLDGIGFADHCNVSPEAGAKRYRRALGFNLDLTYERRRTAIEAVREDASIDVFDAAEMDYDPAHEAAIADFLAEADFDYAVGSVHELDGANIHARSHFADKPASERQALVERYFEKLVALVDSELFAIAAHPDLIERNPHLRGFATEDHYAAVADALRESRTVPEINAGRLLDDYGEFHPAPAFLDRLVDAGVRVTVGTDSHEPDEIAPRLRETEAELDRRGLDPVRLDEVVADA; this is encoded by the coding sequence GTGCACGATTACCACGCCCACACGAACTACTCGGACGGGGCGTTCCTGCGGTGGATGGTGGACGCCGCCGCGGACGCGGGGCTCGACGGGATCGGGTTCGCGGACCACTGCAACGTCTCGCCCGAGGCCGGCGCGAAGCGGTACAGGCGCGCGCTCGGATTCAACCTCGACCTGACGTACGAGCGACGCCGGACGGCGATCGAGGCGGTCCGCGAGGACGCCTCGATCGACGTGTTCGACGCCGCGGAGATGGATTACGACCCCGCACACGAGGCGGCGATCGCCGACTTCCTCGCCGAGGCCGACTTCGACTACGCGGTCGGCAGCGTCCACGAGCTCGACGGCGCGAACATCCACGCGCGTTCGCACTTCGCCGACAAGCCCGCGTCGGAGCGACAGGCGCTCGTGGAGCGGTACTTCGAGAAGCTGGTCGCGCTGGTCGACTCGGAGCTGTTCGCGATCGCCGCGCATCCGGACCTGATCGAGCGGAACCCTCACCTCCGCGGGTTCGCGACCGAGGATCACTACGCCGCGGTCGCCGACGCGCTCCGGGAGTCGCGGACCGTTCCCGAGATCAACGCCGGTCGGCTGCTCGACGACTACGGGGAGTTTCACCCCGCCCCGGCGTTCCTCGACCGGCTCGTCGACGCCGGCGTCCGGGTGACCGTCGGGACCGACAGCCACGAGCCGGACGAGATCGCGCCCCGGCTCCGCGAGACCGAGGCGGAACTGGACCGGCGGGGACTCGACCCGGTCCGACTCGACGAGGTCGTCGCGGACGCCTGA
- a CDS encoding mandelate racemase/muconate lactonizing enzyme family protein has translation MSRNYESLHDPNAEYTMRELSAETMEVTGSRGGDRDVEITDVQTTMVDGNFPWTLVRVYTDAGVVGTGEAYWGAGVPELIERMKPFVVGENPLDIDRLYEHLIQKMSGEGSVEGVTVTAISGIEVALHDLAGKILDVPAYQLLGGKYRDRMRVYCDCHTEEEADPDACADEAERVVDELGYDALKFDLDVPSGLEKDRANRHLRPGEIRHKAEIVEKVTERVKDKADVAFDCHWTFSGGSAKRLAEAINDHDVWWLEDPVPPENLEVQEEVTKSTTTPIAVGENRYRVTELRRLIENQAVDIVAPDLPKVGGMRETRKIADVANQYYVPVAMHNVASPVATMAATHVGAAIPNSLAIEYHSYELGWWEDLVEEDVIEDGYIEVPEEPGLGVTLDMDAVEEHMVEGETLFDEA, from the coding sequence ATGAGCCGAAACTACGAGTCGCTCCACGACCCGAACGCGGAGTACACGATGCGGGAGCTCTCCGCCGAGACGATGGAGGTCACGGGGTCGCGCGGCGGCGACCGCGACGTCGAGATCACGGACGTCCAGACGACGATGGTCGACGGGAACTTCCCGTGGACGCTCGTCCGCGTCTACACCGACGCGGGCGTCGTCGGCACCGGCGAGGCGTACTGGGGCGCCGGCGTCCCGGAGCTGATCGAGCGCATGAAGCCGTTCGTCGTCGGCGAGAACCCGCTCGACATCGACCGACTGTACGAGCACCTCATCCAGAAGATGTCGGGCGAGGGCTCGGTCGAGGGCGTCACCGTCACCGCGATCTCCGGGATCGAGGTCGCGCTCCACGACCTCGCCGGGAAGATCCTCGACGTGCCCGCCTACCAGCTGCTCGGCGGGAAGTACCGCGATCGGATGCGCGTCTACTGCGACTGCCACACCGAGGAGGAGGCCGACCCCGACGCGTGCGCCGACGAGGCCGAGCGCGTCGTCGACGAGCTCGGCTACGACGCGCTGAAGTTCGACCTCGACGTCCCCTCGGGGTTAGAGAAGGACCGCGCGAACCGCCACCTCCGCCCCGGCGAGATCCGCCACAAGGCGGAGATCGTCGAGAAGGTCACCGAGCGCGTGAAGGACAAGGCCGACGTCGCCTTCGACTGCCACTGGACGTTCTCGGGCGGCTCCGCGAAGCGCCTCGCGGAGGCCATCAACGATCACGACGTGTGGTGGCTCGAGGACCCCGTGCCGCCGGAGAATCTGGAGGTCCAAGAGGAGGTCACCAAGAGCACGACCACGCCGATCGCGGTCGGCGAGAACCGCTACCGCGTCACCGAACTGCGCCGGCTCATCGAGAACCAGGCGGTCGACATCGTCGCCCCCGACCTGCCGAAGGTCGGCGGGATGCGCGAGACCCGCAAAATCGCGGACGTGGCGAACCAGTACTACGTTCCGGTGGCGATGCACAACGTCGCCTCGCCGGTCGCGACGATGGCGGCGACCCACGTCGGCGCCGCGATCCCGAACTCGCTGGCGATCGAGTACCACTCCTACGAGCTCGGCTGGTGGGAGGACCTCGTCGAGGAGGACGTCATCGAGGACGGCTACATCGAGGTGCCCGAGGAGCCGGGGCTCGGCGTCACGCTCGACATGGACGCCGTGGAAGAGCACATGGTCGAGGGCGAGACTCTGTTCGACGAAGCGTAG
- a CDS encoding geranylgeranyl reductase family protein, which yields MHDFIVVGAGPPGSRFARRAAEAGRDVVAFEKGTVGEPLACSGHVSDDVWGYVPDEARDRLLQNRVYGARFHVGGPGSTAYPFYKDRPVSNVIDRVGLDRTLADCAREAGADVREGHTVLDVEERPDRVAVEVRTPAGDVETVEARMVAGCDGPTSRVRRSLDLPEPDELLHGVLAFDDASDAGDLADVHLTAPTFFAWRIPRGDAGVEYGLAAPPSDDVTAMFDRLTDAYGATTDRFCSGAIPVGPPDRVTSDRAFLIGDAAAQTKPFTGGGILYGMTAADVAADVVDPADPATLADYETGWRDAIGREILLGKGIRRCYSLPEPVQRLGLRALSGEIGVHMDRPSSFFSATHLRRLFSRSDPPE from the coding sequence ATGCACGATTTCATCGTCGTCGGCGCCGGCCCGCCGGGCTCGCGGTTCGCCAGGCGCGCGGCCGAGGCCGGCCGCGACGTGGTCGCCTTCGAGAAGGGGACCGTCGGCGAGCCGCTGGCCTGCTCGGGGCACGTCTCCGACGACGTCTGGGGGTACGTCCCAGACGAGGCTCGCGACCGACTCCTCCAGAACCGCGTGTACGGCGCGCGGTTCCACGTCGGCGGCCCCGGCTCGACGGCGTACCCGTTTTACAAGGACCGCCCCGTCTCGAACGTGATCGACCGCGTCGGGCTCGACCGGACGCTCGCCGACTGCGCGCGCGAGGCGGGCGCCGACGTGCGCGAGGGCCACACCGTCCTCGACGTGGAGGAGCGGCCGGACCGCGTCGCTGTCGAGGTCCGGACTCCCGCCGGCGACGTCGAGACCGTCGAGGCGCGGATGGTCGCCGGCTGCGACGGCCCCACGTCACGCGTACGCCGGTCGCTCGACCTCCCCGAGCCGGACGAGCTGCTCCACGGCGTGCTCGCGTTCGACGACGCGTCCGACGCCGGCGACCTCGCCGACGTCCACCTCACCGCGCCGACGTTCTTCGCGTGGCGGATACCGCGGGGCGACGCCGGCGTCGAGTACGGGCTCGCGGCGCCCCCGAGCGACGACGTCACGGCGATGTTCGACCGGCTCACCGACGCGTACGGCGCGACGACCGACCGATTCTGCTCGGGCGCAATCCCGGTGGGCCCGCCGGACCGGGTCACGTCGGACCGCGCGTTCCTGATCGGGGACGCGGCCGCGCAGACGAAGCCGTTCACCGGCGGGGGGATACTGTACGGAATGACCGCGGCCGACGTGGCCGCGGACGTCGTCGACCCGGCGGACCCGGCGACGCTCGCCGACTACGAGACCGGCTGGCGCGACGCGATCGGCCGGGAGATCCTGCTCGGGAAAGGGATCCGCCGGTGCTACTCGCTGCCGGAGCCGGTCCAGCGGCTCGGCCTCCGGGCGCTGTCGGGCGAGATCGGCGTCCACATGGACCGCCCGAGCTCCTTTTTCTCGGCGACGCACCTCCGGCGGCTGTTCTCGCGGAGCGACCCGCCGGAGTGA
- a CDS encoding PLP-dependent cysteine synthase family protein codes for MDDDVLKGLGSPLVRVDSPPETTVAAKVESRNPGGSAKDRPARYMVEAAEEAGKLEPGDGIVEPTSGNTGIGLAMVGAVKGYDVTLVMPDGKSMERRRLMRAYGADVELVDGDISAAKERADELEAEEGMIQLRQFENPANPRAHYETTGPEVLEQVGDRTVDALVAGVGTGGTLSGIGRRLREAFPDVRIDAVEPTDNAVLSGGEPGVDRFQGMGPGFVSPNLDVDLIDEVHAVDIDDAEAECRRLAREEGILVGQSSGASNLAAKDVAADLRESGAHEGDEPLVVTVFWDSGERYLSAGTFDE; via the coding sequence ATGGACGACGACGTGTTGAAGGGGCTCGGCTCGCCGCTGGTGCGAGTCGACTCGCCGCCGGAGACGACGGTGGCCGCGAAGGTCGAGTCGCGAAACCCGGGCGGCTCCGCGAAGGACCGCCCGGCGCGGTACATGGTCGAGGCGGCCGAGGAGGCCGGTAAGCTGGAGCCCGGCGACGGCATCGTCGAGCCGACCTCCGGCAACACCGGCATCGGGCTGGCGATGGTCGGCGCCGTGAAGGGGTACGACGTGACGCTCGTGATGCCCGACGGGAAGTCGATGGAGCGCCGCCGGCTCATGCGCGCCTACGGCGCCGACGTCGAGCTCGTCGACGGCGACATCTCCGCGGCCAAGGAGCGCGCCGACGAGCTGGAGGCCGAGGAGGGAATGATCCAGCTCCGCCAGTTCGAGAACCCCGCGAACCCCCGCGCCCACTACGAGACGACCGGTCCGGAGGTCCTCGAACAGGTCGGCGACCGGACCGTCGACGCGCTCGTCGCCGGCGTCGGAACGGGCGGCACCCTCTCCGGGATCGGTCGTCGGCTCCGCGAGGCCTTCCCCGACGTTCGGATCGACGCGGTCGAGCCCACCGACAACGCGGTCCTCTCCGGCGGCGAGCCCGGCGTCGACCGATTCCAGGGGATGGGGCCGGGGTTCGTCTCCCCGAACCTCGACGTCGACCTGATCGACGAGGTCCACGCGGTCGACATCGACGACGCGGAGGCCGAGTGCCGCCGACTCGCACGCGAGGAGGGAATCCTCGTCGGGCAGTCCTCGGGCGCCTCGAACCTCGCCGCGAAGGACGTCGCGGCCGACCTCCGTGAGTCCGGCGCGCACGAGGGCGACGAGCCGCTCGTCGTCACCGTGTTCTGGGACAGCGGCGAGCGCTACCTCTCGGCCGGCACCTTCGACGAGTAG
- a CDS encoding MOSC domain-containing protein: MTAENAAGGVVRSLVTASEGGAPPELREAATVRPGGVGGDRYRRGDGHFQLDGCAVTLVAAEALDAVRAETGIDLSDGRHRRNVVVEGFGAGMDDLLEATVSVGEARLRPTRRRPPCARVESLAGAEGLAPALRNRGGLCCEVVEPGRVAVGDAVAVAEAPPRAAGAAIADRLREGSGDAPRQSHDAGE; this comes from the coding sequence ATGACGGCCGAGAACGCGGCTGGCGGCGTTGTTAGGAGCCTCGTCACGGCGTCCGAGGGCGGCGCACCGCCCGAGCTCCGGGAGGCCGCCACGGTCCGGCCGGGCGGCGTCGGGGGCGACCGGTACCGCCGCGGCGACGGGCACTTCCAACTCGACGGCTGCGCCGTCACCCTCGTCGCCGCCGAGGCCCTCGACGCGGTCCGCGCCGAGACCGGGATCGACCTCTCCGACGGCCGCCACCGCCGGAACGTCGTCGTCGAGGGGTTCGGCGCGGGGATGGACGACCTGTTGGAGGCGACCGTCTCCGTCGGCGAGGCGCGCCTGCGGCCGACCCGGCGCCGGCCGCCCTGCGCGCGCGTCGAGTCGCTGGCCGGCGCGGAGGGGCTCGCGCCGGCGTTGCGGAACCGCGGCGGGCTCTGCTGTGAGGTCGTCGAGCCCGGACGCGTCGCGGTCGGCGACGCGGTCGCCGTCGCGGAGGCGCCCCCGCGGGCCGCCGGCGCCGCCATCGCGGACCGGTTGCGGGAGGGCTCGGGCGACGCTCCCCGTCAGTCGCACGACGCCGGCGAGTGA
- a CDS encoding MFS transporter: MSRTRLFGSLCALVFLVNFARVVFAPLVGAFIGEFAIGEGTAGLIVTLAWLGSAAPRLPAGWALTRFSRRLVILVSGAMLTLGALGVALAPGVPTLMAAAFAIGLASGVYFVAANPFVSELFPERVGRAMGVHGTASQLAAVAAAPVVTVALWYDWRFAFYGLATAAATTTVVFAVLAGRTDLPDAGAGDTDFLGGALSEWKLVLTAVVLMGLTGFVWQGLFNFYELYMIDKGLPPATARNLLTVIFAAGVPAFLVSGDLADRLPHVPYLLGIVTAFLVSVVLVVAASGLVTVVAASVAVGFAIHMLFPAMDTFLLASLPDGSRASAYAVYSAGMMTTQAAGSWAVGEAIEAGVAYDTVFLALAGGLGAVVVAYAALERMGRVPGGAAGADPAA, encoded by the coding sequence GTGTCTCGGACTCGGCTGTTCGGATCGCTGTGTGCCCTCGTCTTCCTCGTCAACTTCGCGCGCGTGGTGTTCGCGCCCCTCGTGGGAGCGTTCATCGGCGAGTTCGCGATCGGCGAGGGGACCGCCGGGCTCATCGTCACGCTCGCGTGGCTCGGATCGGCGGCCCCGCGGCTCCCGGCCGGGTGGGCGCTCACCCGGTTCTCACGTCGCCTCGTAATCTTGGTCTCGGGAGCGATGCTGACGCTCGGCGCGCTCGGCGTCGCGCTGGCGCCGGGCGTGCCGACGCTGATGGCGGCCGCGTTCGCGATCGGCCTGGCCTCCGGCGTCTACTTCGTCGCCGCCAACCCGTTCGTCTCCGAGCTGTTCCCGGAGCGCGTCGGCCGCGCGATGGGGGTCCACGGCACCGCGAGCCAGCTCGCCGCGGTCGCCGCCGCGCCGGTCGTCACGGTCGCGCTGTGGTACGACTGGCGGTTCGCGTTCTACGGGCTCGCGACCGCGGCGGCGACGACGACGGTCGTCTTCGCGGTCCTGGCCGGGCGGACGGACCTCCCCGACGCCGGCGCGGGCGACACCGATTTCCTCGGCGGCGCGCTCTCCGAGTGGAAGCTCGTCCTGACGGCCGTCGTGCTGATGGGCCTCACGGGCTTCGTCTGGCAGGGCCTGTTCAACTTCTACGAGCTGTACATGATCGACAAGGGGCTCCCGCCGGCGACCGCCCGGAACCTCCTGACGGTGATCTTCGCCGCCGGCGTCCCCGCCTTCCTCGTCTCCGGAGACCTCGCCGACCGGCTCCCGCACGTGCCGTACCTGCTCGGGATCGTGACGGCGTTCCTCGTCAGCGTCGTCCTCGTCGTCGCGGCCTCCGGCCTCGTCACCGTCGTCGCCGCGAGCGTCGCCGTCGGCTTCGCGATCCACATGCTGTTCCCCGCGATGGACACCTTCCTGCTGGCGTCGCTGCCGGACGGGTCCCGGGCGTCGGCGTACGCCGTCTACTCCGCCGGCATGATGACGACCCAGGCGGCCGGCTCGTGGGCCGTCGGTGAGGCGATCGAGGCCGGCGTCGCCTACGACACGGTCTTCCTCGCGCTCGCCGGGGGGCTCGGCGCCGTCGTCGTCGCCTACGCCGCCTTAGAGCGCATGGGCCGCGTCCCGGGCGGCGCGGCGGGCGCGGACCCGGCGGCCTGA
- a CDS encoding DUF7109 family protein produces MGGTGDPVDSGAAPSAAARDDLAGVVDLFDWLTRAELSRALSELAFKQRTEVDDDAIAAAIDVAVAEYALVPAPPGALDEAGDEAPAVAAPDEGLDADDVALAVGPAAFPSLPEDAGDLPHILDVPERDVDREALSKAVLERLSEDAVAAIGEGDADRLEVLADVTYDIEAWAAVDAEPIRERIVAELDA; encoded by the coding sequence ATGGGAGGAACGGGCGATCCCGTCGACTCAGGAGCCGCGCCCAGCGCGGCAGCCCGCGACGACCTCGCCGGCGTCGTCGACCTGTTCGACTGGCTCACCCGCGCGGAGCTCTCGCGGGCGCTCTCGGAGCTCGCGTTCAAACAGCGGACGGAGGTCGACGACGACGCCATCGCCGCCGCCATCGACGTCGCCGTCGCGGAGTACGCCCTGGTGCCGGCGCCGCCCGGGGCGCTCGACGAGGCCGGCGACGAGGCGCCGGCGGTCGCCGCCCCCGACGAGGGCCTCGACGCGGACGACGTCGCCCTCGCGGTCGGGCCCGCCGCGTTCCCGTCGCTGCCCGAGGACGCAGGCGACCTCCCGCACATCCTCGACGTGCCCGAGCGCGACGTGGACCGCGAGGCGCTCTCTAAGGCGGTGTTGGAGCGGCTCTCCGAGGACGCGGTGGCGGCGATCGGCGAGGGCGACGCCGACCGGCTGGAGGTCCTCGCCGACGTGACCTACGACATCGAGGCGTGGGCGGCGGTGGACGCCGAGCCGATCCGCGAGCGGATCGTCGCCGAACTCGACGCCTGA
- a CDS encoding HVO_0758 family zinc finger protein, whose amino-acid sequence MKSTRKGLRDGDLFKDTYERLNCADCEKVLKKKNDPDEVFSVRVCPECEATYKELR is encoded by the coding sequence ATGAAATCGACGCGTAAGGGACTTCGCGACGGCGACCTGTTCAAGGACACCTACGAGCGACTGAACTGCGCCGACTGCGAGAAGGTGTTAAAGAAGAAGAACGACCCCGACGAGGTGTTCTCGGTCCGCGTCTGCCCCGAGTGCGAGGCGACGTACAAGGAGCTCCGTTAG
- a CDS encoding MFS transporter: protein MSWQYRHTVLSLCMLAFLVTYFARLAISPVVPLIVDDFGVSNTAIGIALSGMWLAYGAAQFPSGVLADRHGERKVILVAVGGTTAMSAVLAFAPVFPLFVLAAVLLGLVAGLHYAVATTLLSRTFDDIGTAFGLHSAGGPLAGLVAPVAAAWVGVRYGWRPAVALAALVGAPVFLLFAWRVRPTEPRRPDQPMRDRFAVAPLVELLSRPSILLPLFIAMVGTYVVQGVMSFLPTFLVEFRGYSPSFAAGVFSAFFVVRAVAQVALGRLSDRVGRDTAIGGAMLAGAVGTAAFVFGPGPAGVAVAVLLAGSGASFFSAIDPRFMDALGDAERGAGFGLVRTVYTVVGSAGSFGVGLAADLFGWGASFAILAVLFGVTFAVLVANSALETGY, encoded by the coding sequence ATGAGCTGGCAGTACCGTCACACGGTGCTGTCGCTGTGCATGCTCGCGTTCCTGGTGACGTACTTCGCCAGGCTGGCGATCAGTCCGGTCGTCCCGCTGATCGTCGACGACTTCGGGGTGTCGAACACCGCCATCGGGATCGCGCTCTCCGGGATGTGGCTGGCGTACGGCGCCGCCCAGTTCCCGAGCGGCGTGCTCGCGGACCGCCACGGCGAGCGGAAGGTCATCCTCGTCGCCGTCGGCGGGACCACCGCGATGAGCGCGGTGCTCGCTTTCGCGCCCGTCTTTCCCCTGTTCGTGTTGGCGGCGGTGCTCCTCGGGCTCGTCGCCGGGCTCCACTACGCGGTGGCGACGACGCTGCTCTCGCGGACCTTCGACGACATCGGAACGGCGTTCGGGCTCCACTCCGCGGGCGGTCCCCTCGCGGGACTCGTGGCGCCGGTCGCCGCGGCCTGGGTCGGCGTCCGGTACGGCTGGCGCCCCGCGGTCGCGCTGGCCGCGCTGGTCGGCGCACCGGTGTTCCTGCTGTTCGCGTGGCGCGTCCGCCCGACCGAGCCGCGCCGTCCCGACCAGCCGATGCGGGACCGGTTCGCGGTCGCGCCGCTCGTCGAGCTCCTCTCGCGGCCGAGCATCCTCCTCCCCCTCTTCATCGCGATGGTCGGCACGTACGTGGTCCAGGGCGTGATGTCGTTCCTCCCCACGTTCCTCGTCGAGTTCCGGGGGTACTCGCCGTCGTTCGCCGCCGGCGTCTTCTCCGCGTTCTTCGTCGTCCGGGCGGTCGCGCAGGTCGCGCTGGGGCGGCTCTCGGACCGCGTCGGTCGCGACACCGCCATCGGCGGGGCGATGCTGGCGGGCGCTGTCGGCACCGCCGCCTTCGTCTTCGGCCCCGGACCCGCTGGGGTAGCCGTCGCGGTGCTGCTGGCCGGCTCCGGCGCGAGCTTCTTCTCGGCGATCGACCCGCGGTTCATGGACGCGCTCGGCGACGCGGAGCGCGGCGCCGGATTCGGGCTCGTTCGGACCGTCTACACCGTCGTCGGCTCCGCGGGCTCCTTCGGCGTCGGGCTCGCGGCGGACCTGTTCGGCTGGGGCGCCTCCTTCGCGATCCTGGCGGTCCTGTTCGGCGTCACGTTCGCCGTGCTCGTCGCGAACTCGGCGCTGGAGACGGGGTACTGA